The Spiroplasma endosymbiont of Atherix ibis nucleotide sequence TAAAACAGATTTAACTTTATTTTTTGAATCCAAAGTTATATCTTTAACTATTCCTATATAAAGTTCTAAGTTTTCTTGATTTTCTACAACCCTTTGCATATATTTTGAATATTCAATTTTATCAGATTGAGCTCTTAAAGCTCAAATACCTGGTCCTCTTGATGAATTTAAAAGTTTTATTTGTAAAGCAGTAGAATCTGCTGCTTTAGCCATTTCTCCACCAAGTGAATCTATTTCTCTAACTACAATACCTTTTGCAGGTCCTCCAATTGATGGATTACAAGGCATTGTTGCAATTTTATCTTTATATAAATTTACTAAAATTGTTTTTTTTCTTAATCTTGCAGATGCTAGTGCTGCTTCTACTCCTGCATGGCCTGCACCAACTACAACTATATCAGCTTGCATGTGCATGCCTCCATTCTAAAAATTATTTTATTCTTTCAAATAAAACTAGTTTATTAATAATTTTGTCATAATCAAAATCTTGTTTTATATTTTTAAAACTAATTATTTCTGGTTTTAATCCCATTTGCATAATCATACTTGGATAAGTTTTTACTAAAATAGGTTTTAAAAGATAAGAAATAATTACAATATTTTTTTGTAATACAGTTAATACTTCTAATAGCTCTTCTGTTTTACCTTCTTTTTCTAAAATTCAAGGTTTTGAATCTTCAATAAATTTATTACATTCTTGAGATAAACTTAAAACAACTTGTGTTGCTTCAGACATATTATATATATCCATTAATTTTTTATACTCATCAATTGTTTCAAAAGCTTTTTTAGTTAATCAATGTTTTGAAACATCTTTTTTAGGAAGTTGACCTTCAAAATATTTTATAATCATATTTGAAACTCTTGATATTATGTTTCCTATATTATTTGCAAGATTATTATTAAATGACTCAACAAAAAGTTCATCTGTAAAACTTCCATCTTTGTCTGTTGGTAAATTATTAATGATATAAAATCTTAAAGCATCACTTGAATATTTTTTGATAATTTCAATTGGATCTAAAACATTTCCAATTGATTTAGACATTTTTTTATCTCCACTTAAAATTCATCCATGTGATAATAACTTGTCTGGAGCTTTAAGACCTAAGGAATGTAACATTACAGGTCAATAAATTGAATGAAATCTTGTAATTTCTTTTCCAATTATTTGTAAAATTTCTGTATTTTCACTTCAGAATTTTTTTAGCAAAGCATCATTTTTTGATTTAAATCCTAATGCTGTAATGTAATTTGAAAGAGCATCAAGTCATACATAAATAACATGTTTTGGATTTTCATTAATTTGAATTGCCCAATTAAAACTTACTCGTGTAACTGATAAATCCTCTAAATCATTATTTATAAAGCTATTTAACATTTCTTTTTTCCTTGGTTCAGGCTCCAAAAAATTAGTTTCAAATAATTCTTGGAGATATTTTTGAAATTTAAAAACTCTTAACATATATGTTTCTTCTTCAAAATCAATAGCTTCTTTACCACAAATTGTATGATGAAAAAAATCATCCATTTGTTCTGCAGTTAAAAATTCCTCACAACTAATACAA carries:
- the metG gene encoding methionine--tRNA ligase; the encoded protein is MKKTFYVTTPIYYPSGNLHIGHAYTTTLADVIARYKKENEYEVFFLTGSDEHGQKIEQKAKENNLAPKEYVDQIVKSFINLWKILDIDYDRFIRTTDEDHIFAVKEIFTELLEKDLIYPSTYKGKYCISCEEFLTAEQMDDFFHHTICGKEAIDFEEETYMLRVFKFQKYLQELFETNFLEPEPRKKEMLNSFINNDLEDLSVTRVSFNWAIQINENPKHVIYVWLDALSNYITALGFKSKNDALLKKFWSENTEILQIIGKEITRFHSIYWPVMLHSLGLKAPDKLLSHGWILSGDKKMSKSIGNVLDPIEIIKKYSSDALRFYIINNLPTDKDGSFTDELFVESFNNNLANNIGNIISRVSNMIIKYFEGQLPKKDVSKHWLTKKAFETIDEYKKLMDIYNMSEATQVVLSLSQECNKFIEDSKPWILEKEGKTEELLEVLTVLQKNIVIISYLLKPILVKTYPSMIMQMGLKPEIISFKNIKQDFDYDKIINKLVLFERIK